A single region of the Garra rufa chromosome 6, GarRuf1.0, whole genome shotgun sequence genome encodes:
- the LOC141336594 gene encoding transcription factor Dp-1-like gives MAKDAGRKETNGEIKLFVNQSLSPGKPAGVLSLLTVHPASVTAVKQILPKTFTAAGANVLPHVVIGTPQRSGVPTGVLLTSPRTPTAHFHTPQTQTQESSPWSTGRSRKGDKNGKGLRHFSMKVCEKVQKKVVTSYNEVADELVAEFSSGDNNISPNDSHVYDQKNIRRRVYDALNVLMAMNIISKDKKEIKWIGFPTNSAQECQDLEAERQRRLERIKQKQSQLQELILQQIAFKNLVQRNRQTEQQNKRPPPPNTVIHLPFIIVNTSKRTVIDCSISNDKFEYLFNFDNLFEIHDDVEVLKRMGMAFGLESGRCSAEQLKIVKTLVPKALQPYVTEMAQGAVNQLIGDLSHVAADRGASSSNGSHHSSSRVETPTSYMEDEEEEDDEEDFDDDEDD, from the exons ATGGCTAAAGAT GCTGGACGCAAAGAAACCAATGGAGAGATAAAGCTGTTTGTCAACCAGAGTCTGAGTCCAGGGAAAC ctgcAGGTGTTCTGTCCCTCCTGACGGTTCATCCAGCATCAGTGACTGCGGTCAAACAGATTCTGCCCAAAACTTTCACCGCTGCAGGCGCTAATGTGCTGCCACACGTG GTGATCGGCACTCCTCAGAGGAGCGGTGTCCCCACCGGTGTCCTGTTAACCAGCCCGCGCACGCCCACCGCACACTTCCACACGCCCCAGACACAGACACAAGAGTCCTCGCCCTGGTCGACCGG GCGCAGCAGGAAGGGCGATAAGAACGGGAAGGGTTTGCGGCATTTCTCCATGAAGGTGTGTGAGAAAGTGCAGAAGAAAGTGGTGACTTCCTACAATGAGGTGGCAGACGAGCTGGTGGCCGAGTTCAGCTCTGGAGACAACAACATCTCCCCGAACGATTCG CACGTGTATGACCAGAAGAACATCCGGAGACGGGTTTACGACGCTCTGAACGTCCTGATGGCCATGAACATCATCTCCAAAGACAAGAAGGAGATCAAATGGATCGGGTTCCCCACCAACTCAGCGCAGGAGTGTCAGGATCTGGAG GCCGAGCGGCAGAGACGACTGGAGAGAATCAAACAGAAGCAGTCTCAGCTGCAGGAGCTCATACTGCAG CAAATTGCCTTCAAGAACCTGGTGCAGCGCAATCGTCAGACGGAGCAGCAGAACAAGAgacctcctcctccaaacacagtcaTCCACCTGCCCTTCATCATCGTCAACACCAGCAAGAGAACCGTCATCGACTGCAGCATCTCCAACGACAA GTTTGAGTATCTCTTCAACTTCGACAACTTGTTCGAGATCCACGACGACGTGGAGGTGCTGAAGCGCATGGGCATGGCGTTCGGCCTGGAGTCGGGCCGCTGCAGCGCGGAGCAGCTGAAGATCGTCAAGACCCTCGTTCCCAAAGCCCTGCAGCCGTACGTCACAG AAATGGCGCAAGGTGCCGTAAACCAGCTGATCGGAGACCTGTCCCATGTGGCCGC TGACCGTGGCGCATCCAGCTCCAACGGATCTCACCACAGCAGCTCCAGGGTGGAGACGCCCACATCCTACATGGAGGATGAAGAGGAGGAGGATGACGAAGAGGACTTTGATGATGATGAGGATGACTAG
- the LOC141336597 gene encoding rhodopsin kinase GRK1-like, with translation MDIGGLTTVVANSAYISARGSFDGTANPAANRDKKYHTKLKLPHITVCEDLRETLDLQFKSICVEQPIGKRLFQEFLETANEYKGPCRLWKDIEAYDTAEDKDRAQKAGKILQRYMEPSAKHFCPFLPENDITKVKERHEEAADDLFVQIQASVFDFLKEVPFTFYLETMYFKRFLQWKWLEMQPVAEDWFLDFRVLGKGGFGEVSACQMKATGKLYACKKLNKKRLKKRKGYEGAMVEKRILARVHSRFIVSLAYAFQTKTELCLVMTIMNGGDLRYHIYNVDENNPGFSEARACYYAAQIIQGLEHLHQKRIIYRDLKPENVLLDNEGNVRISDLGLALELADDQLKTKGYAGTPGFMAPELLKGEEYDYSVDYFTLGVTLYEFIAAKGPFRTRGEKVENKEVKKRILNDPVTYPETFSENAKSVCEGLLAKEVDKRLGFKNGTCDELRAHPFFTEINWRKLNAGILPPPFVPDSKTVYAKNLDDVGAFSTVKGVCLEDDDKNFFDEFAVGNIPIPWQEEMIETGIYGELNVWGPNGTVPNDLRRESILEQPPKSSTCCVS, from the exons ATGGACATCGGAGGCCTGACTACGGTGGTGGCCAATTCGGCGTACATCTCTGCCCGTGGCAGCTTTGATGGCACGGCCAACCCGGCGGCCAACCGAGACAAGAAGTACCACACCAAACTCAAGCTGCCTCACATCACAGTGTGTGAAGATCTGAGAGAAACTCTAGACCTGCAGTTCAAGAGCATCTGCGTGGAGCAGCCCATTGGCAAACGGCTGTTTCAAGAGTTCCTGGAAACCGCCAACGAGTACAAGGGCCCGTGTCGCCTCTGGAAGGACATCGAGGCGTACGACACCGCCGAGGACAAGGACCGAGCTCAGAAAGCCGGCAAAATCCTCCAGCGGTACATGGAGCCGTCGGCCAAGCACTTCTGCCCGTTTTTACCCGAGAACGACATCACCAAGGTGAAGGAGCGGCACGAGGAGGCGGCGGACGACCTGTTCGTGCAGATCCAGGCCAGTGTGTTCGACTTCCTCAAAGAGGTTCCCTTCACCTTCTATCTAGAGACCATGTACTTTAAGCGCTTCCTGCAGTGGAAGTGGCTGGAGATGCAGCCCGTAGCCGAGGACTGGTTCCTGGACTTCCGTGTTCTGGGTAAGGGTGGATTCGGAGAGGTGTCCGCCTGTCAGATGAAGGCCACGGGGAAGCTGTACGCCTGCAAGAAGCTCAACAAGAAGAGGCTGAAGAAGAGGAAAGGCTATGAG GGTGCCATGGTGGAGAAACGGATCCTGGCTCGAGTTCACAGTAGATTCATCGTGTCGCTGGCTTACGCCTTCCAGACCAAAACAGAGCTGTGTCTGGTGATGACCATCATGAACGGAGGAGACTTGAG GTATCACATCTATAATGTGGATGAGAACAACCCAGGGTTTTCTGAAGCCAGAGCGTGTTATTATGCTGCTCAGATCATTCAAGGCCTGGAGCATCTTCACCAGAAGAGAATCATCTACAGAGACCTGAAACCAGAGAATGTTCTGCTAGATAATGAAG GTAACGTCCGTATCTCTGACCTCGGCTTGGCTCTGGAGCTCGCAGATGACCAGCTCAAAACCAAAGGCTACGCTGGAACTCCAG GGTTCATGGCTCCGGAGCTGCTGAAGGGTGAAGAATATGATTACTCAGTAGATTACTTCACTCTTGGGGTCACGCTGTACGAGTTCATCGCCGCCAAAGGACCCTTCAGGACTCGAGGAGAGAAG GTGGAGAATAAAGAGGTGAAGAAGCGGATCCTGAACGACCCCGTGACCTACCCGGAAACCTTCAGCGAGAACGCCAAGTCCGTCTGTGAGGGTCTGCTGGCTAAAGAGGTGGACAAGAGACTGGGCTTCAAGAACGGCACGTGTGACGAGCTCCGCGCGCATCCCTTCTTCACCGAAATCAACTGGAGGAAACTCAACGCAG GGATTCTGCCTCCTCCTTTTGTACCCGATTCCAAGACGGTCTACGCCAAGAATCTGGACGACGTGGGCGCGTTCTCCACGGTGAAGGGGGTCTGCCTGGAGGACGATGACAAGAATTTCTTCGATGAGTTTGCGGTGGGAAACATCCCCATCCCGTGGCAGGAGGAGATGATCGAGACGGGCATCTACGGCGAGCTGAACGTGTGGGGCCCGAACGGCACCGTGCCCAACGACCTGCGCCGAGAGTCCATCCTGGAGCAGCCGCCCAAATCCTCCACCTGCTGCGTCTCATAA